The genomic stretch CTCCACCCAAACATGCTCTCTATGCAGCCAGCTCTGTATATGATTTTTCTGTTAAGAAAGATGGTGGATTCATTTCACTGTCAGTTATGCATTCCAGCTCGGTCACATACATACATGAACATGACAGATCTGCACAAAAGAATTATTCCTCCCATCCAGTCACACTCATCATGGGCCTTTTGCCACTTTATTCCTTCTCCTCGCTGTACTACTACCCATCTTCATCTCTACAGGAAAAAATGTGTCCTCTTCCTCCATGCTGAAAAGTGCGCCAAATCTTCAAGGAGGGATCATGGAACACTCAAAAGTTCATTTATTCTGGAGATGGGCAGGAAGGTACATGTGCAATGATTCTCCTATTAGGCAAGCAAGCAGCTGACACTTTTAAATCATGCAATGATCGTATATAATGCTCCTGATCAACCATACTAAAATGGCAGAGGCCGAGGAGAAGGCTTCATCATGTGAGACACATATGATTcccggaggtggcgttttggcacacgcgtgcatatgcacccattatagaaaataattaaaaaacaattttaaaaatgtcaaaaaaatctgacataaattttttggtatacatcgtgatatcctatgttcgttcacaagttttcgtggaaaaacaacattttttatggtctgtacaaaaaagacaaaaatatcatgtacgtagtcgtgttacagcatcaaaatttgtcttttttaaatgagccacagaaaaatgtttttttcttttgaaaacttgtgtaccatcaTAAAAtgcctagatgtacatgtaaaaatttagtttagaattttttaatactttaaattatggattcacataatgggagcatatgctcctatgagccaaagtgcatttcccatgATTCCCATCTTATAGAATAAGCAAGCACACATGTGCAACAGTTGTACACACACGCACTGCCCTTTTTCTGTTCTTCGACCAGACATCGGGTATCATGAAATGCTTTAAAACAATCACGGGCGTAGGGTTAAAGTTAAATCCCGAAGCACATCATGAAACTTAGCTTCAAAGGAAACCATCATGCTACGATGTGGTTGAAATATCACGTGCTAACGAGTCCAGTTCCAAAAGCTACAGATAAAGCAGAATTACAACCAACAAGGTGGAAATAAAAGGGCACCCATGATCTAGAAATCCAATGAGGGAAAACGCATCTACTTTTTCCCTCCACTGCGGTTATGCTTGCTGGCATCTTCTTCAGTCGTCGATTTATTCACAGGCCAGCTTGGTGTCGAAACTACTCAAGCAGATGGCGAATGCCTGGAACGCCGAGAGCGGGTAGCGGTAGTCCATGGTGAACATATCTTTGGACACCTTGCCGAACTGCAGAATAATCTTGTCCTGCTCTGCTGGAGCAGGCTGCGACGGAGTTGGAGCCCCTGCTGGGGGCTGGCTTGGCGCCGCAATCAGCTGGAAGTTCTTCACGGAGGCAATGGTCACACGGCCACGGAAGTTGAGACACCAGCATTGCAGCTGCTCGTGCCACCTCGGAACCTTGTTGCGAAGCACTAGTGGCCTCTCCTTATTTTGTCCGTCTTCGCTACCCATTATGGCGCCTCCGCCAATGTCAGAAAAGCGGGCGCTGCTGAAATCACGGGAACTACTGAAATCCATGGACCGGTCCATGATGGATGACTTGGAGAAGGAGGTCATGCTGCGAAACGACTCCTCTAATGCTCGGGGCATAATCTGGTCAGGCTGCCCAGGGACTATGCCACCAGGCTCAACTGAGGAGGCAGGTATGGACTGCATGATGCAATTCATCCGCCTAGGGCCCCTTGTGCCAAGAACATTCAGCTCATAAGTCACTTGAGCTATGTTGTAACTACCAGATGGCACCTTGGGAGAGACTTTCTTGGAATTGAATCTCCGGCTACTCCTTCCAACGGAAGGAACTACAGCCCCATTATAAGGTGGCTGTGTGTCATAGACTATAAATTTTGTGCCGAGGAAGTTTGATCTGAAAATGATAAAAAAGGAAATAAGGTTGGTTTTTACCCTTGAATACGAGACTAAAGAAAATGTTCACGGCATTCAAGTGTAAGTACTACCTTAGTTTTCCAATATATGTGCTGCTTGATCTCGAGATGTTGTCAGCATCCATAGAGATAACATATTCTGTGCAAGTTGTCTTGCGGTTCCTTTTAGCAGACAAGAGGAATTTTCCATTCTCCATAAGTACCGCTGATTCAAAACAATGTAATATAAAAATCAGAAATAGACCAaattacttggtcaggctgggtgAAATCAAATTTTGCATATCGAATGATCATTTTACGGCGAATAAATTACATCTGCAACCTAACTATGTGATTTCACCAAAGTAAGAGTACAAGAGAACAAAACCTAGGACAAAACGAAGCTTTCATGCTAGGCTGTTAGCTGGTGATGTTAACACATTCCAAGAAAAGCCATACGTGTACAGATGGAAGAAGCTATGACATACCATTGCTGAGGCACAAGTAGAGATGGTAAGTAGACTTTGATTTATCCCGCTTTATAAAACACTGAATCATTCCATCTCGGGGGCCAGGCTGTGGAAAAAGAGAACAGGTGTCATGCCAAATGCGTTATGAGGATAATCAGGCAACTACTACCACTCCAAGATGTTGCCATCACTAGGCACACAACACTACAATTCTCGATAGCATTCAATGGAAGTTTTGTTTTACCTGCTTCAGGGAAACCGGGAAGGTGAGCTTCCCGCAGAACTCGGGGCTGGTGACGATCTCCGTGCACATCTCCCTCCACGCCTTGCAGACGGCCGCGCAGGACACGACGTGCCTGCGCGCCGGCCAGGTGCTCTCGCTGGCCTCGAGCCTGCGGACCACGTCCCGGAGGAGCTCCGGAGGGAGGCTGGCCCAGCTGCTCTCCTGCACCACGACGTCGACGGCGTCCCGGAGCTCGTGCACCGTGCTCTGGGACCTCCCCCtgtggcccccgccgccgccggcgaggccggAGAGGCCCGAGATGGTCACCTCGAAGCTCCGCCGCGACAGGCTCCCGAAGCCGTCCCTGACGTCGCGGACTATGCTGCGGAACGACATCTGGGATGGATTGCTGGGGTGTGGTCTGACGGGGGGGAGCTTTTGGGCTGGGGAGTTGCGTGTATTTGTAGAGGCTGAGGCCACCGACAGGTTCTCGAACTGTTCCACTTGTGGAATAGTGAGTACAGATCGCGGAAAGCGTGTGGGTTGCTGCTGCTTTGAGGTGTGTCTATACGGAAGAAGCCATGGTCGATCTGTGCCTGCGAGAGGGAGGAAAAGAATCTTGGTGAGAAAGCGTGCGAGTTGGCCTGGATCAGAGTCAGACACAGTAAAACACTATGGATGATTATCAATAGATAGGGAGACCTTTTCgcagcaaaaaagaaaaaaacatgctAATTTGGGCATAAGCTCGCCACGAATAGATCACCATCTCTGAGAAAAGTCGCCCGCCGCCGAAGGAAAAAACTCACTCCACACcagaccagacactagggcggcatgCGGCGACATTTGGAGAAAGATATCTCCACCCTCGCACCGCTATAAGCCGATTGAAAATTTGGGGAAAAGGGAGCGTTCCATGGACAGAAGGGGAAAAGGAACGGAGCCGTTCCGGGCCGGATTGAGCGTGCGGAGAGCTCAGAAAGGGGATCTGCGGAAAAACATCATCCGCAGGCGAGGTAAGCTCGGAAGAGCTGCGTATGTGCGGAAGATCTACAGCAGGTTCTTCACACGGACCAATTTAACCGAGGAGGGCACGGAAATGCTAGTAGGGACGATTTGGGGCAAAGTTTGCCCGAAATACCAGGGACTGGTTGTCTGGTTTAGTACCGCATCCGGACAGACAGGGCTCCCTCTTGATCCGGACAGGGAACGGCCCGGAAAACTCACCCCGGCACTCGCAAAACCAACGCATCAATCAAATCAATCCAAAACGCCCCGAGAAAACTCACATCAGCAGCAGCGGGAACGCCGAGTCCCCGAGAAGACTCACCGATCCGGGCTCCGGTGCTCCTACGCCGCCTGAGCCTGCGCCGGGGACTGGGGAGAGGTATCGATCCAGCTGCCCGGCGCTCACGCGTTCCCCGCCCGGTTCCTTCCCTGGCCACGCACGCGAAGAGGGAGGGGCGGAACTGGAGGGCGAGTTGGGTGTGAAGAGGGATGGAAAGATGGGGGAAGGGAAATGAGGAAAGGCGACAGGGGACACCTCTCTTGTTTATCGTCCGCGGTCCACGCCGCGCGCGGGTTGACCTTTCCGTCCCGTTCCGTTTGCTACAGAGAGGAGAGAGAGTGTGCCGACGCGCGCGGCAGGCGTGACGGCGTCAGGTCGCTGCCCGTGCTGCTGCCTTTGCAGCTTGCAGGGAAAGCGGGCCGCTTTTGGTGTGTCTTTCCGGGTTCTTTCGTCTTTCACCGCCTGCCCCgggcccgggcccggccgcggTCTCGAGGTTTCTGGCTTGGCGCTAGCGGCTGCAAAGGCAAAGCTGACTCGTGCGCGTCCGTacctaagactagtcatagtggaaagtaacatagagtagtaacatgcacatgttactactctatgttactaccttcatagtggttagtaacatcaaagtagtatcatatatgtcttcattaattagctttaTGACTCATCAGTATCTTTAAAGTGTGATGTTACGATGAACTAGcctatgttactccatcctcctctctcctcattaactcactgccacataagcaaatttgctgagttggacacttagttactagtgaagttactcccactatgagtagtctaacacCGTGCTTGGCAGACGGGTTTAACATAAATACATTTATTGAGAGCGAGTGCACGGACCGGTCTAGTCGCTAGAGGTGGCTATGGTTTAGGCCCAAACTGTACTGTTCTCTACCGTCTCTGCTGAAAATCAGAACGGTTATCTTCATGCACGTAGGTGCTTCCGCCTAGTCCACACACAAACTTACGTTTTCAGGTTAGGAGAATGCTTAACTAATAAATAATAATACAATTAATTAAATTCCGAGCTAATAAGTCGAATTGATTGTAAAATCCACGCATCTTCCATTCTGGTTGGTTGGTTGCTCGTGATGCATCGATTCGGGTAAAAAACTCATGGTATTTGGTTGGGTGCAGCCGAGCCCAAGTCGTGTTGGAGATGCgatgcatatccagcatctcctAGGTAGAACTTACCATCATGGATTTTCAAGCCATCAAGCCTCGACAAAGCTGTTAGCCAGGATGCCTGCATCATGAGCTAAACCCTCTCAACCAGCTTGCACATATGTGAACCTAGCTTGGATCGAAATCCACAAGGACTAGTTTATTCTTGTTGGTGTTGTGCTTTCATATCCTGAATGCTGGAGAATGTGCTTTGGGCACCCAATACAATCATGTGAATGTCATATATGCGTACCATCGATATCCCCAATACAATCATGTGAAGCAATGAATAGACAGTCATGATTGTGACCATATGACATGTATGATGAATTGAACGAACATGAATTGTGGTCACCCTGAAATATGGAAAAAAAATGtgtagctgttcttgatcttgggtgTTTTGTCCTTTGATGGTGGCTTGATCATAGAGCCTCTAAGCTCCCCAAACAACACCTACTGGAGGTAGCGAGAAAAGTCTCCAGAGAGCATCTGAATTTTCTATGGATCACTCTAAACCACTGGTTATCACCCACAACATGAAGAAACATGATGACCTTCCACAGAGGTGTTGATCCTATCTTGTAGAAACCCTCTCTCCCTGAATGTTTtgacaagtgcatagaaaggtaCTCTTCTGATCCTAAGCATTTGGATTTCCTCTACATGCAATTGTAGATATAGTTTAGGTTCACATCCTCTCCCGATCTCTTGGCAACACTGGATCGCAGGTGAGACAAGGAAAGGCAACACATATGCATGCTCTCTTGTGCAACAACAGGATCCAAACCTGAATCACAATTATAAGTGCTGGCCGTGATGCAGAAGCTCGATGTGGTCGTCCTACTGAAATCGATCTACAACTAGGACCGACCAAATTGACGTTACAAAGTTCTAGGTAAATCGATCTACTACTAAGCTAGGGAGTAGAGAAAAATATTGTTGCTTACCCCCGCCATGCCGGATGATGTAGAGGAGATGAAATTGGCGAAGAAGGAGATCAACCTCTGTCTTAGCTGCACACGATGACGCGGGTCTACTACAGGAGATCAAGAAAGACGGAGATCAAGAAAGACGAGGTTAACTCACTATGTTAAATCCGGATGGACAGAGAAGACTACTGTGTTTCGTAAAAAAGTCCAGATGGACTGACGGGAACAAAGATGGTGTCGGATTTTTGTGTTGAGACTTACGGCGTCTATCTTAAATTTAAGAAAATCGGCCGATATGAAAAGAACTAATACCCGTATTTCAGCTTTCCGCTCGGCAACTTGATAGCAATACTGCAATTTAGAATGCAAACACCGCGCAGAAACGAGGTTTACCGTCCGTGGAGGCGCGAAGCAAACAATTCTTAACTTTCACTTTCATCTCTGCCTATCCCGTGCACGCTTTTCGTTGTTTGGAAGAGCTTTGTGTCACACAGTGGTTAACTTTTGATGTTAGTAGCTGCTGGTGATTAAAATAGTGGCGCGAGTCGCAGCTTCTGTGCTGACAGGGTCGGCTtgacgccggccggccggccggcgcggaATGTGAGGGGCGCTTGGAAAGCCGTGCATGTGTGTGTCCGGCCGGAGCCGTGCGTGCCGTGCTCGGTCGGCGATCGCTCATGGCTCGTGATTCGTGACCAAAAGCTCCTTGCACTTGAAAAGCCGCCGTTAATGAAACGATTATGGGGCGTGCTGACTGTCCATACTAATCAATTTGACGCGGTTAGTTTTGTCAGAGAGGAAAAGGGACAGTGAGAGGCACGCGCTCAGAGAGGGGAAAAATGGCGTGGTGACAGTGTGAGGCACGGCGCCGCACGTGACGTCGGATGCGAATTCGTGCGGACTTGCGGAGCCACCGGCCAAGGTAGTGGCGACGGTGCACCGGGCGGTGGAGCACGCCGCCGGAGATGTGGCCGTACACTGCTGCACTTGCTGACTCCTCCTAGCAAGGGTGTCCAGTTGAAGTTGAAGCTTTGGTTGTTTTCCTGCGCCGCCGGTCGTCGGAGCAGCAGGCGCTTCCGGACACCGCCGCGCGCGTTGCACCGTCACCGTGCCTGTACGCTACTGACTGCTTCGCTCTCCTGCCAAACATAAACATACACTGTGACGACCTTATTGTAACAGAAATCTTTTAAGATCTCCCGCGTGCGCGTGGTATGGGCAGGCGCGCGCGTGACGCATCGGAAGTTCTTAGCTGGTACGTCGTGCTCGCGCGCGCGGGCACAGATCGAAGCGGTTAGCTCGCGTGCCGCCGTCGACGTCACGGCACGCAGCTACCCCGGTTCCAATGAAGGTGTTCCGGCGTGCGTACTTCTCGTGACAGCTCGGACGCAGCTAGTAAGCGCGTGTGTTCGTTGTTGTGTGGCGCTGTCAGCTAGCGTTTGCACGGCCGATCTCGATGTGACGGCCGGGTTTTACACCAGCAATATATGCACATGATGCATGACAGTCGGCCGGCACGCACCCATCGTTTGGTGGGTGTACCGGAACAGTCTTCATGGGTAGTGTCGTCGGATTGCAACTATAGATCGACATGATCGGCGGCTGTTGCTCCATCTCGTGAATGCCATCCTGCTTGACCAGAAACTTCGATAATATGCCTTGATTAAAATCTGATCAAATTTGCGTCAACTAATTTAAAACTGGAGTATAAATTAGATCAAGAGCTTCGCTCCTGCGCGTCGCTCCCGCGGGCGGCGCCAGGAGctaaccctaaccgccgccgccagtcCCTTCCCACCTCTGTCCCTCCTCCTCGCCACCGCCAGAGGGCgacgccgggcaaagccccgggtgagccggcggcggcggggcctttTCTCCCCTTcgtgcggcggtggtggcgcgggCTGCGGTTGGCAAGGGCGCAACGCTGGTCGTGGGGAGCGGCGGCGtggtcgctcggcggcggcgtggtggctacGTGTGATGTGGTGCTCATCGGGGTCTGAAGCTCGCGCGCCTTGGCGGCCCAGATCTCGACGGCCGGCTGGGTGACCTCCGGTTGGCGGCGCTGCGTGGATCTAGCCCTGGCGTTGGCTACGGGCGGGCTTGCGGCGGCCCGGTGGAGCTGCATCGGGCGGCCGCGACGGCGGCGATGCTTCAGGTGGCCGCGGCGCAGTTTCGGGAGCTGCGGCAGCGGTGCTGCATCGGGCGgtcgtggcggcggcgctgcatcGGGAACTGCAGCGGCGGTGCTGCATCGagcggtcgcggcggcggcggcgggtctgCATCGGGAGGCCGCAGCGGCGGGTCTGCATCGGGAGGCTGCGGCGGTGGCGCCGCATCGGGGCAGCGTGGGCGGAGGAGCCAGCtggtggccatggcggcggtgctgCTTCTGGTGGCTGCGGCGATGGGCGGGCCCCGTTCTGGGCCTGTCGGGCCAGTTGGCTGTGCGGTGGCGGCTTCGGAGGGTGCGGGGTGTTCACGTCTACGGACTTCGGCGGTCGTTTTTGAACTCCGTGTCGGTGttgtcggcgtcccctctatgtggcgttccggcggcgcccacggtgatCTTCGGCGGTTCTCCGTTGGCTGCGGGTTGTGGTTGCCCTCTGCGCGTCGGCGGCTACGGGTTGGCCAGGAGGTTGATCAGTGATgcgtataattgacacgtccgttgggaaccccaagaggaaggtgtgatgcgcacagcggcaagtttcccccagttagaaaccaaggtttaatcgaaccgcagaggagtcaagaagcacgttgaaggttgatggcggcgggatgtagtgcggcgcaacaccggagattccggcgccaacgtggaactcgcacaacacaaccaaagtactttgccccaacgaaacagctgaggttgtcaatctcaccggcttgccgtaacaaagggttaaccgtattgtgtggaagatgattgtttgcaagaaaacagtaaagaacaagtattgcaagcagatttgtatttcaagtataaaagaatggaccggggtccacagttcactagaggtgtctctcccataagataaaagcatgttgggtgaacaaattacagtcgggcaattgacaaatagagagggcataacaatgcacatacatgtcatgataagtacaatgagatttaattgggcattacgacaaagtacatagaccgccatccaaccgcatctatgcctaaaaagtccaccttcgaggttatcatccgaaccccttccagtattaagttgcaaagcaacgagacaattgcattaagtatggtgcgtaatgtaatcaacaactacatccttagacatagcatcaatgttttatccctagtggcaacaagcacaacacaaccttaggggttttcgtcactccccggatatcaatgcgggcatgaacccactatcgagcataaatactccctcttggagttactagcatcaacttggccgagcctctactaataacggagagcatgcaagatcataaacaacacataggtaataacttgataattaacataacatggtattctctatccatcggatcccgacaaacacaacatatagtattacggatagatgatcttgatcatgttaggcagctcacaagatccaacaatgaagcacaatgaggagaagacaaccatctagcgactcgctatggacccatagtccaggggtgaactactcactcatcactccggaggcgaccatggcggtgaagagtcctccgggagatgaatcccctctccggcagggtgccggaggagatctccagaatcccccgagatgggattggcggcggcggcgtctctggaaggttttccgtatcgtggttcttcttttcgggggtttcgcgacggaggctataagtaggcggaagggcagagtcggagggctgacgaggggcccacaccatagggcggcgcgggcccccctctggccgcgcggccctatggtggcggcgcctcgtcgccccacttcgtatccctttcgctcttccggaagcttcgtggcaaaataggaccccgggcgttgatttcgtccaattccgagaatatttcgttactaggatttcgaaaccaaaaacagcgagaaaacaacaactcggctcttcggcatcttgttaataggttagttccagaaaatgcacgaatatgacataaagtgtgcataaaacatgtagatatcatcaataatgtggcatggaacataagaaattatcgatacgtcggaggcgtatcggcatccccaagcttagttcacgctcgtcccgagcaggtaaaacgataacaaagataatttctgaagtgacatgccatcataaccttgatcaaactatttgtaaacatatgtaatgaatgcagcgatcaaaacaatggtaatgacatgagtaaacaagtgaatcataaagcaaagacttttcatgaatagtacttcaagacaagcatcgataagtcttgcataagagttaactcataaagcaataaatcaaagtaaatgtattgaagcaacacaaaggaagattaagtttcagcggttgctttcaacttgtaacatgtatatctcatgaataattgtcaacatagagtaatataacaagtgcaatatgcaagtatgtaggaatcaatgcacgagttcacacaagtgtttgcttcttgaggtggagagagataggtgaaccgactcaacataaaagtaaaaagaatggtccttcaaagaggaaagcatcgattgctatatttgtgctagagcttttattttgaaaacatgaaacaattttgtcaacggtagtaataaagcatatgagttatgaaaattatatcttacaagttgcaagtctcatgcatagtatactaatagtgcccgcaccttgtcctaattagcttggattaccggatcatcgcaatacacatgttttaaccaagtgtcacaatggggtacctccatgccgcctgtacaaaggtctaaggagaaagctcgcattttggatttctcgcttttgattattctcaacttagacatccataccgggacaacatggacaatgagataatggactcctctttaatgcataagcatgtggcaacaattattattctcatatgagattgaggatatatgtccaaaactgaaacttccaccatggatcatggctttagttagcggcccaatgttcttctctaacaatatgcatgctccaaccattaaggtggtagatctctcttacttcagacaagacggacatgcatatcaactcacatgatattcaacaaagaatagttgatggcgtccccagaagcatggttatcacacaacaagcaacttaataagagataaagtgcataagtacatattcaataccacaatagtttttaagctatttgtcccatgagctatatattggaaaggtgaatgatggaattttaaaggtagcactcaagtaatttactttggaatggcggataaataccatgtagtaggtaggtatggtggacacaaatggcatagtggttggctcaaggattttggatgcatgagaagtattccctctcgatacaaggtttaggctagcaaggttatttgaaacaaacacaaggatgaacggtgcagcaaaactcacataaaagacatattgtaaacattataagactctacaccgtcttccttgttgttcaaaactcaatactagatattatctagactctagagaaaccaaatatgcaaaccaaattagtaagctctaagtgtttcttcattaataggtgcaaagtatatgatgcaagagcttaaacatgagcacaacaatttccaagtatcaaattatccaagacattttagagttactacatgtagcattttccaattccaaccataacgaagaagaaacttcgccatgaatattatgagtagagcctaaggacatacttatccatatgctacagcggagcgtgtctctctcccacaaagtgaatgctaggatccattttattcaaacaaaacaaaaacaaaaacaaactgacgctccaagcaaagcacataagatgtgacggaataaaaatatagtttcaggggaggaacctgataatattg from Lolium rigidum isolate FL_2022 chromosome 4, APGP_CSIRO_Lrig_0.1, whole genome shotgun sequence encodes the following:
- the LOC124707497 gene encoding tubby-like F-box protein 8, whose product is MSFRSIVRDVRDGFGSLSRRSFEVTISGLSGLAGGGGGHRGRSQSTVHELRDAVDVVVQESSWASLPPELLRDVVRRLEASESTWPARRHVVSCAAVCKAWREMCTEIVTSPEFCGKLTFPVSLKQPGPRDGMIQCFIKRDKSKSTYHLYLCLSNAVLMENGKFLLSAKRNRKTTCTEYVISMDADNISRSSSTYIGKLRSNFLGTKFIVYDTQPPYNGAVVPSVGRSSRRFNSKKVSPKVPSGSYNIAQVTYELNVLGTRGPRRMNCIMQSIPASSVEPGGIVPGQPDQIMPRALEESFRSMTSFSKSSIMDRSMDFSSSRDFSSARFSDIGGGAIMGSEDGQNKERPLVLRNKVPRWHEQLQCWCLNFRGRVTIASVKNFQLIAAPSQPPAGAPTPSQPAPAEQDKIILQFGKVSKDMFTMDYRYPLSAFQAFAICLSSFDTKLACE